The Pedobacter mucosus genome window below encodes:
- a CDS encoding pyridoxal-phosphate dependent enzyme, translated as MWYNNILETIGNTPLVKLNTITKAIPGTILAKIETTNPGNSIKDRMAVKMIDDAEKSGKLKPGGTIIEGTSGNTGMGLAMAAIIKGYKCIFTTTDKQSKEKVDALRAFGAEVIVCPTNVEPEDPRSYYSVSSRLEREVPNSWKPNQYDNLANTAAHYEQTGPEIWAQTEGKITHLVVGVGTGGTISGTGKYLKEQNPNIQIWGIDTYGSVFKKYKETGIFDKDEIYPYITEGIGEDFLPANVNFDVIDLFEKVTDKDAALMTRDIARKEGIFVGNSAGAAIAGLIQLKDKLKPEDVVVVIFHDHGSRYMGKMYNEDWLRERGFLQDEKLTAKSILAKKESTEIVTLDAQKSILEAINTIKSMNISQIPVTQQGMIVGKIAESDILTALLENQGLKSAPIAEIMTATFPFVDLNTSIDKISSLINKENSAVLVEDATGKIEIITQYDIINAISG; from the coding sequence ATGTGGTACAATAATATTTTAGAAACTATTGGCAATACGCCATTGGTTAAATTAAACACGATAACAAAAGCCATCCCTGGTACTATTCTTGCAAAAATAGAAACCACCAATCCTGGGAACTCAATTAAGGATAGAATGGCGGTTAAAATGATTGATGATGCAGAAAAGAGTGGTAAATTAAAACCAGGCGGAACCATTATTGAAGGAACCTCTGGAAACACCGGTATGGGGTTAGCAATGGCTGCCATTATAAAAGGTTATAAATGTATATTTACAACAACAGATAAGCAATCAAAAGAAAAAGTTGATGCGTTGCGAGCTTTTGGTGCTGAAGTTATTGTTTGCCCAACAAACGTAGAACCTGAAGATCCTCGTTCTTATTATTCTGTTTCTTCTAGATTAGAGCGTGAGGTTCCAAATTCTTGGAAACCTAATCAATATGATAATTTAGCAAATACAGCAGCTCATTATGAGCAAACTGGACCAGAAATTTGGGCACAAACCGAAGGCAAAATAACCCATTTGGTTGTTGGTGTTGGTACTGGGGGAACAATTTCTGGAACAGGTAAATACTTAAAAGAACAAAATCCAAATATTCAAATTTGGGGCATTGATACCTACGGATCGGTATTCAAAAAGTATAAAGAAACAGGAATTTTTGATAAGGATGAGATTTATCCTTACATCACTGAAGGTATTGGCGAAGATTTTTTACCTGCAAATGTGAATTTCGATGTGATTGATTTATTTGAAAAAGTAACTGATAAAGATGCTGCTTTAATGACTCGTGATATTGCCAGAAAAGAAGGTATTTTTGTTGGAAATTCTGCTGGTGCTGCAATTGCTGGATTAATTCAACTAAAAGATAAATTGAAACCAGAAGATGTTGTTGTGGTTATTTTTCATGATCACGGAAGCCGATATATGGGTAAAATGTATAACGAGGATTGGTTGCGTGAACGTGGTTTTTTACAAGATGAAAAACTTACGGCAAAATCTATTCTAGCGAAAAAAGAAAGTACAGAAATTGTAACGCTTGATGCTCAAAAATCAATTTTGGAAGCAATTAATACCATTAAATCAATGAATATTTCTCAAATTCCTGTAACGCAACAAGGAATGATTGTAGGTAAAATTGCAGAGAGCGATATCTTAACTGCATTGTTAGAAAACCAGGGTTTAAAGTCTGCCCCAATTGCAGAAATTATGACTGCAACTTTTCCTTTTGTTGATTTAAATACTTCCATAGATAAAATATCTTCATTAATTAATAAGGAAAATTCTGCTGTTTTAGTAGAAGATGCAACGGGTAAAATTGAAATTATTACCCAATATGATATTATTAACGCGATATCGGGATAA